The Candidatus Accumulibacter similis genome has a segment encoding these proteins:
- a CDS encoding homoserine kinase, with translation MSVFTELSASAAAAWLENYSLGTLQRLEGIAEGVQNSNFFLRTSGGEYVLTLFEQVPHAQLPFYTQLLAHLSACGIPCPAPVANRRNAYLGELAGRPALIVSRLDGLSVTRPTPAQCAAIGAALAELHLAAQSSPVSQPHPRGTAWCVEVAAQLVPHLAPDAAALLADELRQQASRPGSLPRGIVHADLFRDNVLFVGDRVSGLLDFYFAGVDDLLFDLAVVANDWCTAAGGEVDGERCRSLLAAYQRRRPLTAGERAAWPMLLRAAALRFWLSRLQDQLLPRPGEVVTQRDPRVYQEILLAHRASGDRPGLGTPPVEPLLAEAAPQVAWHGR, from the coding sequence ATGTCGGTGTTCACCGAACTCAGCGCCAGCGCGGCGGCCGCCTGGCTTGAGAACTACTCGCTGGGAACGCTGCAGCGCCTCGAAGGAATCGCCGAGGGCGTGCAGAACTCGAACTTCTTCCTTCGCACCAGTGGCGGCGAATACGTCCTGACCCTCTTCGAGCAGGTGCCGCACGCCCAGCTCCCGTTCTACACGCAGCTGCTGGCGCATCTGTCGGCGTGCGGGATTCCCTGTCCGGCACCGGTCGCCAATCGTCGCAACGCGTATCTCGGCGAGCTCGCCGGCCGGCCAGCGCTGATCGTCAGCCGCCTCGACGGTCTTTCCGTGACACGGCCGACGCCGGCGCAGTGTGCGGCGATCGGCGCCGCGCTGGCCGAACTCCATCTGGCCGCACAGTCCTCGCCGGTGAGCCAGCCGCACCCGCGCGGCACCGCCTGGTGTGTCGAGGTCGCCGCGCAACTCGTTCCGCACCTGGCGCCTGACGCAGCCGCACTGCTGGCGGACGAGTTGCGGCAGCAGGCGTCACGCCCCGGCAGTCTGCCGCGCGGCATCGTCCACGCCGACCTCTTCCGCGACAACGTGCTCTTCGTCGGTGATCGCGTCAGCGGCCTGCTCGACTTCTACTTTGCCGGCGTCGACGATTTGCTGTTCGACCTGGCGGTCGTGGCGAACGACTGGTGCACCGCCGCCGGCGGCGAGGTCGACGGCGAACGCTGCCGGTCGCTGCTGGCTGCCTACCAGCGGCGGCGGCCGCTGACCGCCGGCGAACGGGCGGCCTGGCCGATGCTGTTGCGCGCGGCAGCCCTGCGTTTCTGGCTCTCGCGCCTGCAGGATCAGCTCCTGCCCAGACCTGGCGAGGTGGTGACGCAGCGCGATCCCCGGGTTTACCAGGAGATCCTGCTGGCGCACCGGGCGAGCGGCGATCGACCAGGACTGGGCACGCCGCCCGTCGAGCCGCTGCTGGCGGAAGCGGCACCACAGGTGGCGTGGCATGGACGGTAG
- a CDS encoding DUF2442 domain-containing protein yields MNTMITETELVAIRAWSEKRFIYLELTDGRVFGFPADRFRILCQASEDQLKEVRVEVDGHALRWEELDEDLTVAGVVAGRFQIPLPRQVA; encoded by the coding sequence ATGAATACCATGATCACTGAAACCGAACTCGTGGCCATCAGGGCCTGGTCTGAAAAGCGGTTCATCTATCTCGAACTGACTGACGGAAGGGTATTCGGTTTTCCGGCAGATCGTTTTCGCATTCTTTGCCAGGCGTCTGAAGATCAGCTCAAGGAGGTTCGGGTCGAAGTCGATGGACATGCGCTGCGCTGGGAAGAGCTTGACGAAGACCTGACGGTCGCCGGTGTCGTTGCGGGCAGATTTCAAATTCCCCTGCCCAGACAGGTGGCCTGA
- a CDS encoding polysaccharide pyruvyl transferase family protein — protein MRLYWWQGEGRDDPAQRNFGDWLSPLIVGMVSGRPVVHAPVASADMLAIGTILKRERQARRFLLPRRLHIWGSGAGDASEQFPGRHHYHAVRGRHTLAAIAGRGQGTALGDPGLLVGHYWSGRPRPPKRHALGVIPHFVDQDSAAVAELLRKPGARLINVFAPIDEILHEVLSCALVLSSSLHGLIISDALDVPNRRMIISENIRSSLKFADYYSAFGLAEPTPLDARLLRGNESPESLVGDYRRPDVDSRCAELLRSFPDVV, from the coding sequence ATCAGACTCTACTGGTGGCAGGGCGAGGGCCGCGATGATCCCGCGCAGCGGAATTTTGGCGACTGGCTGTCGCCATTGATCGTCGGCATGGTGTCGGGGCGGCCGGTGGTGCATGCGCCGGTCGCCAGCGCCGACATGCTCGCCATCGGGACGATCCTGAAGCGGGAACGACAGGCGCGGCGATTCCTGCTGCCGCGCCGTCTGCACATCTGGGGCAGCGGCGCCGGCGACGCCAGCGAGCAATTCCCCGGCCGCCACCACTATCACGCCGTCCGCGGCCGCCACACGCTGGCCGCCATCGCCGGCCGCGGCCAGGGGACAGCGCTCGGCGACCCCGGACTGCTCGTCGGCCACTACTGGAGCGGCCGGCCGCGGCCGCCGAAGCGGCACGCGCTTGGCGTCATCCCGCATTTCGTCGACCAGGACAGCGCCGCCGTCGCCGAGCTGCTGCGCAAACCCGGCGCACGGCTGATCAACGTCTTTGCGCCGATCGACGAAATCCTGCACGAGGTGCTGTCCTGCGCGCTGGTGCTGTCATCGAGCCTGCACGGTCTGATCATCAGCGACGCGCTCGATGTCCCGAACCGGCGCATGATCATCTCCGAGAACATCCGCTCGAGCCTCAAGTTCGCCGACTACTACTCGGCCTTCGGCCTCGCCGAACCGACCCCGCTCGACGCGCGGCTGCTGCGCGGCAACGAAAGCCCCGAGAGCCTCGTCGGCGACTATCGCCGACCCGACGTCGACAGCCGTTGCGCCGAACTGCTGCGATCGTTTCCGGACGTCGTCTGA
- a CDS encoding class I SAM-dependent methyltransferase — MSMVDVIDGVSYPRLDPIACPLCGKQGPPRVIAARFSMLTSVAECPACRLAYQTPPPSEEASRAYMNWRWSSGDSYVTDSENKRRAARAKLTHVQEVRPLPGRLLDFGAGSGAFVRASLDAGWQAVGVEQSEAAIARAREYYGVDLTDSLPDEEFDVITMWDVVEHLRDPLAVLQLLHGRLRKDGVLLMETGNYENWRRILEGERWSLYLLDHHFYFSPASLETVVTRAGFAAFRVLDVDHSAPSLRRTLTRPRWGMRAWRTYFASKRAWPEHGDINVMVAAATA, encoded by the coding sequence ATGAGCATGGTCGATGTCATCGATGGGGTCAGCTATCCGCGGCTCGACCCGATCGCCTGCCCGCTCTGCGGCAAGCAGGGCCCGCCGCGCGTGATCGCCGCCCGTTTCAGCATGCTGACATCGGTCGCCGAGTGCCCCGCCTGCCGCCTCGCCTACCAGACGCCGCCGCCGTCCGAGGAAGCCTCGCGCGCCTACATGAACTGGCGCTGGTCGTCCGGCGACAGCTACGTGACCGATTCGGAGAACAAGCGCCGCGCGGCGCGCGCGAAGTTGACGCATGTCCAGGAAGTCCGGCCCCTGCCCGGCCGGCTGCTCGACTTCGGGGCCGGCTCCGGCGCCTTCGTCCGTGCCAGCCTGGACGCCGGCTGGCAGGCGGTCGGCGTCGAACAGAGCGAAGCGGCGATCGCCCGCGCGCGCGAGTACTACGGCGTCGATCTGACGGATTCGCTGCCCGACGAGGAGTTCGACGTGATCACGATGTGGGACGTCGTCGAGCACCTGCGCGACCCGCTGGCGGTGCTGCAGCTGCTGCACGGCCGCCTGCGCAAGGACGGCGTGCTGCTGATGGAAACCGGCAACTACGAGAACTGGCGGCGGATCCTCGAGGGCGAGCGCTGGAGCCTCTACCTCCTCGACCACCACTTCTATTTCTCGCCGGCCAGCCTGGAAACCGTCGTCACGCGTGCGGGCTTCGCCGCCTTCCGGGTACTCGACGTCGATCACTCGGCGCCCTCGCTGCGCCGCACGCTGACGCGGCCGCGCTGGGGAATGCGCGCCTGGCGGACCTACTTCGCATCGAAGCGGGCGTGGCCCGAGCACGGCGACATCAACGTCATGGTCGCCGCTGCCACCGCCTGA
- the ahpF gene encoding alkyl hydroperoxide reductase subunit F, translating into MLDSNIRNQLRAYLEKIQQPIELVTSLDDSPQSREMLALVEEIAELSAKVHVRQDGDAARRPSFAVARVGEAARISFAGIPMGHEFTSLILALLQTGGHPPKVEAGVLDEIRAIPGRFHFETFISLSCHNCPDVVQALNLMSVINPGISHQMIDGALFQSEVSERQIMGVPTVLLNGEHFGQGRMTLEEIVGRIDVGAAQREAEKVSARAPFDVLIVGGGPAGAAAAIYAARKGVRTGVVSERFGGQVLDTLAIENFISVKETDGPKLAAGLEEHVREYEVDIMNLQRAEALVAAGDDGLAEVRLASGASLRSRTVIIATGARWREMNVPGEKQYRGHGVAYCPHCDGPLFKGKRVAVIGGGNSGVEAAIDLAGVVGHVTLLEFEASLRADAVLQKKLFSLPNVKVITQALTTEVTGDGQKVNGLIYTDRASGESQRIDLEGVFVQIGLLPNSDWLKGTLALSRHGEVEIDARTQTSLPGVFAAGDVTTVPYKQIVIAMGEGSKAALSAFDHLIRSSVA; encoded by the coding sequence ATGCTCGACAGCAACATCAGGAACCAGTTGCGCGCCTACCTGGAGAAGATCCAGCAGCCGATCGAACTCGTCACCTCGCTCGACGACAGCCCGCAGTCGCGCGAGATGCTCGCTCTGGTGGAGGAAATCGCCGAGCTGTCGGCCAAGGTCCATGTCCGCCAGGACGGCGATGCCGCGCGCCGGCCGTCGTTCGCCGTCGCCCGCGTCGGTGAGGCGGCGCGCATCAGCTTTGCCGGCATCCCGATGGGGCACGAGTTCACCTCGCTGATCCTCGCCCTGCTGCAGACCGGCGGCCATCCGCCGAAGGTCGAGGCGGGCGTGCTCGACGAGATCCGCGCGATTCCCGGCCGGTTCCACTTCGAGACCTTCATCTCGCTGTCCTGCCACAACTGTCCCGACGTCGTGCAGGCGCTCAACCTGATGTCGGTGATCAACCCCGGCATCAGCCACCAGATGATCGATGGCGCGCTGTTCCAGTCCGAAGTCAGCGAGCGGCAGATCATGGGCGTGCCGACCGTCCTGCTCAACGGCGAGCACTTCGGGCAGGGGCGGATGACGCTCGAGGAGATCGTCGGCAGGATCGATGTCGGTGCCGCGCAGCGCGAGGCGGAGAAGGTCTCGGCGCGGGCGCCCTTCGATGTCCTCATCGTCGGCGGCGGACCGGCCGGCGCCGCGGCCGCGATCTACGCCGCACGCAAGGGCGTGCGCACCGGCGTCGTCAGCGAGCGTTTCGGTGGCCAGGTGCTCGATACGCTGGCGATCGAGAACTTCATTTCGGTCAAGGAGACCGACGGTCCGAAGCTGGCTGCCGGGCTCGAGGAGCACGTGCGCGAGTACGAGGTCGACATCATGAACCTGCAGCGTGCCGAGGCACTGGTCGCCGCCGGCGACGACGGCCTTGCCGAGGTACGCCTGGCCAGCGGCGCCAGCCTGCGCAGCCGGACGGTGATCATCGCCACCGGCGCCCGCTGGCGCGAGATGAACGTCCCCGGCGAGAAGCAGTACCGTGGCCATGGCGTCGCCTATTGCCCGCACTGCGACGGCCCGCTGTTCAAGGGCAAGCGGGTGGCCGTCATCGGTGGCGGCAACTCGGGCGTCGAGGCGGCGATCGACCTCGCCGGCGTCGTCGGCCATGTCACGCTGCTCGAGTTCGAAGCCAGCCTGCGCGCCGACGCGGTGCTGCAGAAGAAGCTGTTCAGCCTGCCGAACGTCAAGGTGATCACGCAGGCGCTGACCACCGAGGTCACGGGCGACGGGCAGAAGGTCAACGGCCTCATCTACACCGATCGGGCCAGCGGCGAGTCGCAGCGCATCGACCTCGAGGGTGTCTTCGTGCAGATCGGCCTGCTGCCGAACAGCGACTGGCTGAAGGGAACGCTGGCCCTCTCGCGGCACGGCGAGGTCGAGATCGACGCGCGCACGCAGACCTCGCTGCCCGGCGTCTTTGCCGCCGGCGACGTGACGACCGTGCCCTACAAGCAGATCGTCATCGCCATGGGCGAAGGTTCGAAAGCCGCACTGAGCGCCTTCGATCACCTGATCCGCAGCTCCGTCGCCTGA
- a CDS encoding DUF2242 domain-containing protein, whose product MRPASRQPHAPHRRCPLRRGARGLLLAALLACGLAACGGAARGPSVYQSEDFAADETFSRLFDASAEATCEAARRALLSQGYLLTAVKPDAVSASKHFQPQGEVHVQIVFNVVCTSEPGQDRLATAYVSAIEDRYTLKKNPNSASVGVAAIGSLSIPLGSNEDSLVKVASETIPAGPFYDRFFALIQRNLAPQAAGR is encoded by the coding sequence ATGCGCCCCGCCTCGCGGCAGCCGCACGCGCCGCACCGGCGGTGCCCGCTGCGCCGGGGCGCGCGTGGCCTGCTGCTGGCGGCACTGCTGGCATGCGGACTCGCCGCGTGCGGTGGCGCAGCACGCGGCCCCTCCGTCTACCAGAGCGAGGATTTCGCGGCCGACGAGACCTTCTCACGCCTCTTCGACGCCAGCGCCGAAGCGACCTGCGAAGCGGCCCGGCGCGCGCTGCTCAGCCAGGGCTACCTGCTGACGGCGGTGAAGCCCGACGCGGTCAGCGCCAGCAAGCACTTCCAGCCGCAGGGCGAGGTGCATGTGCAGATCGTCTTCAACGTCGTGTGCACCAGCGAGCCCGGCCAGGACAGGCTGGCGACGGCCTACGTCAGCGCCATCGAGGACCGCTACACGCTGAAGAAGAACCCGAACTCGGCGAGCGTCGGCGTCGCCGCCATCGGCTCGCTGTCGATCCCGCTCGGGTCGAACGAGGACTCGCTGGTCAAGGTCGCCAGCGAGACGATCCCCGCCGGCCCCTTCTACGACCGCTTCTTCGCCCTGATCCAGCGCAACCTGGCGCCGCAGGCGGCTGGTCGCTAG
- a CDS encoding DUF2782 domain-containing protein translates to MRRTHAFLAMLALATAPALAQTPPDLQPLPAVPPPPPEMAPLDAAMEPEVTIVQRDGDTVEEHRIGGRLYMIRVTPAHGVPYILVDHQGDGNFARQSIGGPPISVPMWTIGTF, encoded by the coding sequence ATGCGCCGCACCCATGCCTTCCTGGCCATGCTGGCTCTCGCCACGGCGCCAGCGCTTGCCCAGACTCCGCCCGATTTGCAGCCCTTGCCGGCCGTGCCGCCACCACCACCGGAAATGGCGCCGCTCGACGCTGCGATGGAGCCGGAAGTGACGATCGTCCAGCGGGACGGCGACACGGTCGAGGAACACCGGATCGGCGGCAGGCTCTACATGATCAGGGTGACGCCGGCGCACGGGGTGCCGTACATCCTGGTCGACCACCAGGGTGACGGGAATTTCGCGCGGCAGTCGATCGGCGGCCCGCCGATCAGCGTCCCGATGTGGACCATCGGCACCTTCTGA
- the polA gene encoding DNA polymerase I gives MPTLLLVDGSSYLYRAFHALPDLRTTQSEPTGAIHGVLNMLRRLESDHQASGIDYKACVFDAKGRTFRDDWYALYKANRPPMPDDLVRQIEPLHGAIAALGWPLLVVDGVEADDVIGTLATQAAAQGIQVVVSTSDKDLAQLVGPQVRLVNTMSNETLDEAGVVSRFGVPAGRIVDYLALVGDSVDNIPGVDKVGPKTAVRWLQQYGSLDGVIAAAAGIGGAVGDNLRRALDFLPLARRLVTVRCDLELPLTLAELQPRPIDRERLLELFRHYEMRSWLREVQGTSDAAAAPPAATPPAAAPAAADGAHRAAYETILDWPAFDRWLQKIGDCELCALDTETTSLDPFAARLVGLSLAVAPGDAAYLPLAHRYPGAPSQLPQDAVLARLQPWLEDPARAKIGQNLKYDQHVLANHGIRLAGVRHDTLLQSYVLESGRDGVRGHDLGQLASRHLGLQTIPYEALCGKGVNQIGFEQVAIDQAAAYAAEDADLCLRLQQRLYPQIDGDAGLRRIYEEIEMPVRDVLFRMERTGILIDADLLTQQSHEIGKRLLELEERAHAAAGQPFNLNSPKQLAEILFDRLGLPVKKKTPSGTPSTDEEVLSELALDYPLPKILLETRQLAKLKGTYTDKLPKMINATTGRVHTSYAQAVAVTGRLASSDPNLQNIPVRTAEGRRIRAAFVAPPGSHLLSADYSQVELRIMAHLSQDARLLAAFAAGEDVHRATASEIFGVAPDEVGADQRRVAKVINFGLIYGMSAFGLARQLDLERGAAQSYIDRYFARYPGVAAYMEATRAAAKSQGYVETVFGRRLWLPEIRSSQAGRRQGAERAAINAPMQGTAADLIKSAMIAVQGWLDSEGLRTRLLLQVHDELVLEVPADELPRVRGELPRLMSEVATLRVPLVVDIGVGANWDEAH, from the coding sequence ATGCCCACCCTGCTGCTGGTCGACGGATCCTCCTACCTCTACCGGGCCTTCCACGCCCTGCCCGATCTGCGCACGACGCAGAGCGAGCCGACCGGCGCGATCCACGGCGTGCTCAACATGCTGCGGCGGCTCGAGAGCGACCACCAGGCGTCGGGAATCGACTACAAGGCCTGCGTCTTCGACGCCAAGGGACGCACCTTCCGCGACGACTGGTACGCGCTCTACAAGGCCAACCGGCCACCGATGCCCGACGACCTCGTCCGCCAGATCGAGCCGCTGCACGGCGCCATCGCCGCCCTCGGCTGGCCGCTGCTGGTCGTCGACGGCGTCGAGGCCGACGACGTCATCGGCACGCTGGCGACGCAGGCGGCGGCGCAGGGCATCCAGGTGGTGGTGTCCACCAGCGACAAGGACCTGGCGCAACTCGTCGGCCCACAGGTGCGACTGGTGAACACGATGAGCAACGAAACGCTCGACGAGGCCGGCGTCGTCAGCCGCTTCGGCGTCCCCGCCGGGCGCATCGTCGATTACCTGGCGCTCGTCGGCGACAGCGTCGACAACATCCCCGGCGTCGACAAGGTGGGACCGAAGACCGCAGTCCGCTGGCTGCAGCAGTACGGTTCGCTCGACGGGGTGATCGCCGCCGCCGCCGGCATCGGCGGTGCCGTCGGCGACAACCTGCGGCGCGCACTGGATTTCCTGCCGCTGGCGCGCCGCCTCGTCACCGTGCGCTGCGACCTCGAGCTGCCGCTGACGCTCGCCGAACTGCAGCCACGCCCCATCGACCGCGAGCGGCTGCTCGAGCTGTTCCGCCACTACGAGATGCGCTCGTGGCTGCGCGAGGTGCAGGGAACGTCCGACGCCGCTGCGGCGCCGCCGGCAGCGACGCCGCCGGCCGCCGCGCCCGCGGCCGCCGACGGCGCCCACCGTGCCGCCTACGAGACGATCCTCGACTGGCCCGCCTTCGACCGCTGGCTGCAGAAGATCGGCGACTGCGAACTCTGCGCGCTCGACACCGAGACCACCAGCCTCGACCCCTTCGCCGCCCGCCTCGTCGGCCTGTCGCTGGCGGTCGCGCCGGGCGATGCGGCGTACCTGCCGCTCGCCCACCGCTACCCCGGCGCACCATCGCAACTGCCGCAGGACGCCGTGCTGGCACGCCTGCAGCCGTGGCTCGAAGACCCCGCGCGGGCAAAGATCGGCCAGAACCTCAAGTACGACCAGCACGTCCTCGCCAACCACGGCATCCGCCTCGCCGGCGTGCGGCACGACACCCTGCTCCAGTCCTACGTCCTCGAATCGGGTCGCGACGGCGTCCGCGGGCACGACCTCGGACAGCTCGCCAGCCGCCACCTCGGACTGCAGACGATTCCCTACGAAGCGCTCTGCGGCAAGGGTGTCAACCAGATCGGCTTCGAGCAGGTGGCGATCGACCAGGCGGCAGCCTATGCCGCCGAGGACGCCGACCTCTGCCTGCGCCTGCAGCAGCGGCTGTACCCGCAGATCGACGGCGACGCCGGCCTGCGGCGGATCTACGAAGAGATCGAGATGCCGGTGCGCGACGTCCTCTTCCGCATGGAGCGCACCGGCATCCTGATCGATGCCGACCTGCTGACGCAGCAGAGCCACGAGATCGGCAAGCGCCTGCTCGAACTCGAGGAACGCGCGCATGCCGCCGCCGGGCAACCCTTCAACCTCAATTCGCCGAAGCAGCTCGCCGAGATCCTGTTCGACCGGCTCGGGCTGCCGGTGAAGAAGAAGACCCCATCGGGAACGCCATCGACCGACGAGGAAGTGCTCTCCGAGCTGGCCCTCGACTACCCGCTGCCAAAGATCCTGCTCGAAACGCGGCAGCTCGCCAAGCTCAAGGGCACCTACACCGACAAGCTGCCGAAGATGATCAACGCCACCACCGGCCGCGTGCACACCAGCTACGCGCAGGCGGTGGCGGTCACCGGCCGTCTCGCCTCGAGCGACCCCAACCTGCAGAACATCCCGGTGCGCACCGCCGAGGGCCGCCGCATCCGCGCCGCTTTCGTCGCCCCGCCCGGCAGCCATCTGCTCTCCGCCGACTATTCGCAGGTCGAGCTGCGCATCATGGCGCACCTGTCGCAGGACGCGCGGCTGCTCGCCGCCTTCGCCGCCGGCGAAGACGTGCACCGGGCGACCGCGAGCGAGATCTTCGGCGTCGCACCCGATGAAGTCGGCGCCGACCAGCGGCGCGTCGCCAAGGTGATCAACTTCGGCCTCATCTACGGCATGAGCGCCTTCGGCCTGGCGCGCCAGCTCGACCTCGAACGCGGCGCGGCGCAGTCGTACATCGACCGCTACTTCGCCCGCTACCCGGGAGTCGCCGCCTACATGGAAGCGACGCGCGCGGCGGCGAAGAGCCAGGGCTACGTCGAGACCGTCTTCGGTCGCCGCCTGTGGCTGCCCGAAATCCGCTCGAGCCAGGCCGGCCGCCGCCAGGGCGCCGAACGCGCGGCGATCAACGCGCCGATGCAGGGTACCGCCGCCGACCTGATCAAGTCGGCGATGATCGCCGTCCAGGGCTGGCTCGACAGCGAAGGCCTGCGCACCCGCCTGCTGCTGCAGGTGCATGACGAACTCGTCCTCGAAGTGCCGGCCGACGAACTGCCGCGCGTGCGCGGCGAGCTGCCGCGGCTGATGAGCGAGGTCGCCACCCTGCGCGTGCCGCTGGTCGTCGACATCGGCGTCGGCGCCAACTGGGACGAGGCACATTGA
- a CDS encoding ATP-dependent helicase, producing the protein MARIIPDGWRELAVTGGAQREIETLAILADGLPDAYSVYHAVHWTATEGRHAIFGEIDFAVVNLAGDILLIEQKSGFLGETAAGLVKQYPGRSKSVPVQISRMVGNLRGKLASRADIPSVHTDALLYCPDYTVRNPETAGLARERIVDASAREHLCRVIQELLPAHAKTSATPKIHAFLRDLIQLDTDVSALMGHARNLVTRVSGGLARWARRLEFEPFRLRITGTAGSGKTQLALAEYRATIEAGKRPLYVCFNRPLADHFNRIAPPGGLACTYHQLCDQRLRDAGETPDFTAPDAFERLQQSAAALPASAAFVFDTIIVDEGQDISETWRDSIFRHARADARLLWLEDPMQNLYGRPPTPLPGWVTLRSQSNYRSPRPVVELLRRLLPGEPAIEAASPIAADEIECLDYADSAGLLARVKEAIRICYSAGFRKHDLAIVSYHGRERSHLMALDRLGQTSLRHFTGDYDLFGQPVYTDGDVLVESVYRFKGQSAPAVILAEIDFEALDDQAVRKLFVGATRSSMKLILVVHERSAARLLECMG; encoded by the coding sequence ATGGCCCGCATCATCCCCGACGGCTGGCGCGAACTCGCGGTCACCGGAGGCGCGCAGCGCGAGATCGAAACCCTCGCCATCCTCGCCGACGGCCTGCCAGACGCCTATTCGGTGTACCACGCCGTGCACTGGACCGCGACCGAAGGGCGCCATGCCATTTTCGGCGAGATCGACTTCGCCGTGGTCAACCTCGCCGGCGACATCCTGCTGATCGAACAGAAGAGCGGTTTCCTCGGCGAGACCGCTGCGGGGCTGGTCAAACAATACCCCGGCCGTTCGAAGAGCGTCCCCGTGCAGATCTCGCGCATGGTCGGCAACCTGCGCGGCAAGCTCGCCAGCCGCGCCGACATCCCCTCGGTGCACACCGACGCCCTGCTCTACTGCCCGGATTACACGGTCAGGAACCCGGAAACCGCCGGCCTCGCTCGCGAGCGCATCGTCGACGCCAGCGCGCGCGAGCACCTTTGCCGCGTCATCCAGGAACTGTTGCCGGCGCACGCGAAGACGTCCGCCACGCCGAAAATCCACGCCTTCCTGCGCGACCTGATCCAGCTCGACACCGACGTCAGCGCGCTGATGGGGCATGCCCGCAACCTCGTCACGCGGGTTTCCGGCGGCCTCGCCCGGTGGGCACGGCGGCTCGAATTCGAGCCCTTCCGGCTGCGCATCACCGGCACGGCCGGCTCGGGCAAGACGCAGCTCGCGCTGGCCGAATACCGCGCCACCATCGAGGCCGGCAAGCGACCCCTCTACGTCTGCTTCAACCGCCCGCTGGCCGACCATTTCAACCGCATCGCCCCGCCCGGCGGCCTCGCCTGCACCTACCACCAGCTCTGCGACCAGCGGCTGCGCGACGCCGGCGAGACACCGGACTTCACCGCGCCCGACGCCTTCGAGCGCCTGCAGCAGAGCGCCGCGGCACTGCCGGCAAGCGCCGCCTTCGTCTTCGACACGATCATCGTCGACGAGGGCCAGGACATCTCCGAGACGTGGCGCGATTCCATCTTCCGCCACGCCCGGGCCGATGCGCGCCTCCTCTGGCTGGAAGACCCGATGCAGAACCTCTACGGGCGCCCGCCGACGCCGCTGCCCGGTTGGGTGACGCTGCGCTCGCAGAGCAACTACCGCAGCCCGCGGCCGGTCGTCGAACTGCTGCGTCGCCTGCTCCCCGGCGAACCCGCGATCGAGGCCGCCTCGCCGATCGCCGCCGACGAGATCGAGTGCCTCGACTATGCCGACAGCGCCGGCCTGCTCGCACGCGTCAAGGAAGCCATCCGCATCTGCTACTCGGCGGGCTTCAGGAAGCACGACCTCGCCATCGTCAGCTACCACGGCCGCGAGCGGTCGCACCTGATGGCTCTCGACCGGCTCGGCCAGACCAGCCTGCGCCACTTCACCGGCGACTACGATCTCTTCGGGCAGCCGGTCTACACGGATGGCGACGTGCTGGTCGAGTCGGTCTACCGCTTCAAGGGCCAGTCCGCGCCGGCGGTGATCCTCGCCGAGATCGACTTCGAGGCGCTCGACGACCAGGCGGTGCGCAAGCTCTTCGTCGGTGCGACGCGCAGCTCGATGAAGCTGATCCTCGTCGTGCACGAGAGGTCGGCCGCGCGGCTGCTCGAGTGCATGGGCTGA
- the ahpC gene encoding peroxiredoxin, translating into MSLINTEVKPFKATAFHNGKFVPVSDADLRGKWSVVVFYPADFTFVCPTELGDLADEYADFQKIGVEVYAVSTDTHFTHKAWADASETIKKIRYPMIGDPTGNITRNFDVMIEEEGLALRGTFVVNPEGVIKVCEIHDLGIGRDAKELLRKVQAAQYVASHPGEVCPAKWTPGEATLAPSLDLVGKI; encoded by the coding sequence ATGTCCTTGATCAATACCGAAGTCAAGCCGTTCAAAGCCACCGCTTTTCACAATGGCAAGTTCGTCCCCGTCTCCGATGCCGACCTGCGGGGCAAGTGGTCCGTCGTCGTCTTCTACCCGGCCGACTTCACCTTCGTCTGCCCGACCGAACTCGGCGACCTGGCCGATGAGTACGCGGACTTCCAGAAGATCGGCGTCGAAGTCTATGCCGTGTCGACCGACACCCACTTCACGCACAAGGCGTGGGCCGATGCTTCCGAGACGATCAAGAAGATCCGCTATCCGATGATCGGCGACCCGACCGGCAACATCACCCGCAACTTCGACGTCATGATCGAGGAAGAGGGCCTGGCGCTGCGCGGCACCTTCGTCGTCAATCCGGAAGGCGTCATCAAGGTCTGCGAAATCCACGATCTCGGCATCGGTCGCGACGCCAAGGAGCTGCTGCGCAAGGTGCAGGCGGCGCAATACGTCGCCAGCCACCCGGGTGAGGTCTGCCCCGCCAAGTGGACTCCGGGCGAGGCCACCCTGGCACCGTCGCTCGACCTCGTCGGCAAGATCTAG